A single Candidatus Thorarchaeota archaeon DNA region contains:
- a CDS encoding methenyltetrahydromethanopterin cyclohydrolase, protein MEESVNVGAYAKVREIIDRCAELRCSATELKNGATLIDAGVNVEGSHELGRLIGEACMGGLGSVRITQMHIAEMTLPAVVVGTNRPVIATMGSQFAGWSVKSTTFSAMASGPARALALKESGLFEKLGYRDDSKIGVVVLETRQLPDERVLGEIASACCIDPSGLYCIVVPTASLAGSVQIAARIVEVGVHKMHLLGYSLDGMRTGHGVAPIAPVASSDAKAMGVTNDCILYAGRVYFYLRPTPDGRLEELVNRVPSSASSQYGQPFYKLFKSVGFDFYKIDPNLFSPAEVTLVDLTNERTYRAGKTNPDVLRESLKAVAE, encoded by the coding sequence ATGGAAGAGAGTGTGAACGTGGGAGCATATGCGAAGGTCCGGGAGATCATTGACCGCTGTGCTGAACTTCGGTGTTCCGCAACTGAGTTGAAGAACGGGGCCACACTCATAGACGCGGGCGTGAATGTGGAAGGGTCACATGAGCTAGGCAGGCTGATTGGCGAAGCTTGCATGGGCGGGCTTGGGAGCGTGAGGATTACTCAGATGCACATCGCTGAGATGACGTTGCCGGCAGTGGTCGTAGGCACAAACCGGCCCGTCATTGCCACGATGGGCTCGCAGTTTGCGGGGTGGTCCGTGAAGTCAACGACGTTCTCCGCAATGGCATCAGGACCTGCTCGGGCCCTGGCCCTGAAGGAATCTGGGCTCTTTGAGAAACTGGGCTACAGAGACGACTCGAAGATAGGAGTGGTCGTGCTGGAGACACGTCAACTGCCTGATGAGCGCGTGCTCGGGGAGATAGCTAGCGCATGCTGTATAGACCCCAGTGGGCTCTACTGCATAGTAGTGCCTACTGCCAGTCTGGCAGGTTCTGTGCAAATTGCCGCTCGCATTGTCGAGGTTGGGGTACACAAGATGCACTTGCTCGGATACAGTCTGGATGGTATGAGGACCGGGCATGGGGTGGCGCCAATTGCACCTGTGGCGAGCAGCGATGCAAAGGCGATGGGAGTCACGAACGATTGCATACTCTACGCTGGTAGAGTGTACTTCTACTTACGTCCCACTCCGGACGGCAGACTCGAGGAACTCGTCAACAGAGTCCCGTCAAGTGCCTCCTCTCAGTACGGCCAGCCATTCTACAAGCTCTTCAAGTCGGTGGGCTTTGACTTCTATAAGATAGACCCCAATCTGTTCAGTCCTGCAGAGGTGACTCTTGTGGACCTGACAAACGAGAGGACATACAGGGCCGGGAAGACTAATCCCGATGTCCTCAGAGAGTCACTGAAGGCAGTTGCAGAATAG
- a CDS encoding MoaD/ThiS family protein, which translates to MRVEVTFRGVLAGSLGRGQMIMELDTGSTIAQLLQKMIGVEQNVLRIWKAPEEVVRDALVLRNGVDIGLTGDLETTLVDGDRVVILPLVHGG; encoded by the coding sequence ATGAGAGTAGAGGTCACATTCAGGGGTGTACTCGCCGGCTCGCTGGGAAGAGGACAGATGATCATGGAGCTCGATACGGGCTCCACAATTGCTCAACTCCTTCAGAAGATGATAGGGGTGGAGCAGAATGTCTTACGGATTTGGAAAGCACCAGAAGAAGTGGTCCGGGATGCCCTTGTACTTCGCAACGGGGTGGACATAGGTCTCACAGGAGACTTGGAAACGACACTTGTAGATGGTGATAGAGTCGTCATACTGCCGCTAGTCCATGGCGGCTAG
- a CDS encoding 2-oxoacid:acceptor oxidoreductase family protein, with the protein MKTEVRIAGTGGMGVVLAGVVLAHAAVIHGGLEAVQTQSYGSEARGTSAKSEVVISDRPIKYPKVLKADYSILMSQKAFDMHISEAKEGSTVLVDPDLVDYRAYANRFDIVPVAAMRIADELGNRMMSNMVMLGAFSKRSGVVSVELLEKALRDMVPEKTFPLNSQAVRAGADAV; encoded by the coding sequence TTGAAGACTGAAGTGAGGATTGCTGGCACTGGTGGAATGGGTGTCGTACTCGCTGGCGTCGTACTTGCCCACGCTGCCGTGATTCATGGTGGTCTCGAAGCAGTGCAGACCCAGAGCTATGGCTCCGAAGCAAGAGGCACATCCGCCAAGTCTGAGGTGGTCATAAGTGACCGTCCAATCAAGTATCCGAAGGTCCTGAAGGCCGACTACTCCATCTTGATGTCACAGAAGGCATTTGACATGCACATCTCGGAGGCCAAGGAGGGAAGCACAGTCCTTGTAGACCCCGACCTAGTCGATTACAGGGCATATGCGAACCGCTTCGACATAGTTCCGGTGGCTGCAATGCGTATTGCTGATGAATTGGGAAACCGAATGATGTCCAACATGGTCATGCTAGGTGCGTTCTCGAAGAGGTCTGGCGTGGTGTCAGTTGAGCTGCTGGAAAAGGCACTTCGTGACATGGTCCCAGAGAAGACCTTCCCGCTAAACTCTCAGGCTGTCCGAGCTGGTGCCGATGCGGTCTAG